The Arachis ipaensis cultivar K30076 chromosome B07, Araip1.1, whole genome shotgun sequence genome includes a window with the following:
- the LOC107607088 gene encoding uncharacterized protein LOC107607088 has translation MGFGIRWRTWVKKCVTTASMSILINGSPTKPFKMERGLRQGDPLSPFLFVLVVDVLHRMVGEAVRNSRISPLLVRRDNIKLSHLQFADDTILFCPQKTERLVNYKRLLRCFELMSGLSINFEKSSLISVNCEKEWVTNMCGLLGCGEALDPTVMLSNQPVPSRGGPWKDICQLNIKEQQARDMMIRGLLIEVLQNETLPTDITSYNFTSSIWRGLVWCAWLTFSDRAWAIPGTTKEFYESWIEATGRKSEQRKWLIEFCAVI, from the exons ATGGGTTTTGGTATTAGATGGAGGACCTGGGTGAAAAAATGTGTGACTACAGCATCTATGTCAATATTGATCAATGGGTCACCAACCAAGCCGTTCAAGATGGAGAGGGGCCTCAGACAAGGCGATCCTCTCTCTCCATTCCTGTTTGTTCTCGTTGTTGACGTTCTGCATAGGATGGTGGGGGAGGCGGTTAGAAATAGCAGAATATCTCCACTGCTGGTGAGAAGGGACAATATAAAATTGTCGCATCTCCAATTTGCAGACGACACCATATTATTTTGTCCTCAGAAAACGGAGAGGCTAGTGAATTACAAGAGGCTCCTGCGTTGTTTTGAGTTAATGTCTGGCCTGAGTATCAACTTTGAAAAATCGAGCCTAATTTCAGTCAACTGTGAGAAGGAATGGGTGACGAATATGTGTGGTCTGTTGGGTTGTGGCGAAGCG TTGGACCCAACTGTAATGTTATCAAACCAACCTGTGCCATCAAGAGGGGGGCCGTGGAAAGATATTTGCCAGCTTAATATTAAGGAGCAACAGGCAAGAGATATGATGATCAGGGGTCTGTTGATAGAG GTGCTACAAAATGAGACGCTCCCAACCGACATCACAAGTTACAACTTCACAAGCTCCATTTGGAGAGGCTTG gtgtggtgtgcatggCTGACATTTTCTGATAGAGCTTGGGCCATCCCGGGAACCACTAAAGAGTTCTATGAGAGCTGGATCGAAGCAACAGGTAGGAAGTCTGAGCAAAGAAAATGGCTGATAGAATTTTGTGCGGTTATTTAG
- the LOC107609176 gene encoding kinesin-like protein KIN-4C, whose translation MEHSDSTQCVRVAVNIRPLITSELLLGCTDCITVVPGEPQVQIGSHAFTYDYVYGSNGSPSSSIYDDCVAPLVDALFHGYNATVLAYGQTGSGKTYTMGTNYTGEESASGIIPKVMGTIFKRVHTMKESTEFLIRVSFIEIFKEEVFDLLDINSSRGEVASTAKVTVPARVPIQIRETVNGGITLAGVTEAEVKTKEEMSSYLSRGSLSRATGSTNMNSQSSRSHAIFTITMEQKSGDDVLCAKLHLVDLAGSERAKRTGADGMRLKEGIHINKGLLALGNVISALGDERKRKEGGHVPYRDSKLTRLLQDSLGGNSKTVMIACVSPADTNAEETLNTLKYANRARNIQNKAVVNRDPVGAQLQTMRSQIEQLQAELLFYRGDAGRPFEELQILKHKISILEASNKELQRELQERRVTCESLAERACLAQVEKDQLAMKIESFRNGKSWDEIDSNSNQDYDLVKSYVSKIQDLEGELLRLKNSSKTPNHLVEWVDSVDSGFPSKNSFACGNEFSSDDAKSADITGNADDVEDHAKEIEHSSLQEKFDRELKELDKKLEQKEAEMKLYNNADTSVLKHHYEKKVLELEQEKKVLQREIEELRCNLANISSTSDEGAQKLKADYLQKLNALEAQVSELKKKQDAQAQLLRQKQKSDEAAKRLQDEIHRIKSQKVQLQHKIKQESEQFRLWKANREKEVMQLKKEGRRNEYEMHKLLALNQRQKMVLQRKTEEASLATKRLKELLESRKTSMREAAGGNGPGIQALMQAIEHELEVTVRVHEVRSEYERQIEERAKMAKEISRLREEAEMMKQNNTSDGLISMSPGARNSRIFALENMLSTSSTTLVTMASQLSEAEERERVFSGKGRWNHVRTLADAKNLMNFLFNIASSSRCVVRDKEVACREKEIEIRDLKEKVVRLSCSLRQMEMQKAELIHRLNLLSAKRYSESIGESGYADIGVGAHKYDLRKPENRRSTFLFEDMDISESESDGYEVEATDDEWVESGKLHVRKRKSKRSVESNPPNTSQEDVKDDSIEGSGASGNIASEVCCSCSKNSLCKTSKCKCRTLGSSCGSSCGCRASKCANRVASEEPAYLGLVKGTGNDSSTEESEKDRILATQGAELLQGALTDVPTETNNNGHGSRKALSDIGNTQAKSNIQKDTQRKKWRKSKIQLVPVPATSMQPDNSEAIKKENNVIIEAIASNNIPQKVHSFRSENALVIPKVENNFIETDIPLRIPRAMRKQAPSIGGSIPLGDRNASKQEESVSKKEPEAFDARSPIQQKRALEKENNGR comes from the exons ATGGAGCATTCAGATTCAACACAGTGTGTGAGAGTAGCAGTAAATATTCGCCCTCTGATCACGTCGGAGCTTCTTCTCGGATGCACCGATTGCATCACTGTCGTTCCCGGAGAGCCTCAG GTGCAAATTGGATCTCATGCTTTCACCTATGATTATGTTTACGGTAGCAATGGTTCACCCTCGTCTTCAATATATGATGATTGTGTAGCTCCACTTGTTGATGCCCTCTTCCATGGATACAATGCAACAGTTCTTGCATACGGTCAG ACTGGATCCGGAAAGACATATACAATGGGCACCAATTACACAGGGGAAGAGAGCGCTAGTGGAATTATCCCTAAGGTGATGGGGACGATTTTCAAGAGGGTTCATACGATGAAAGAATCAACCGAGTTTTTGATTCGAGTGTCATTTATTGAG ATATTCAAAGAAGAGGTGTTTGATTTACTTGACATTAATTCATCTAGAGGAGAAGTGGCATCCACTGCCAAGGTCACCGTGCCAGCTAGAGTTCCCATACAAATTAGAGAAACAGTGAATGGAGGAATTACACTGGCGGGTGTTACTGAAGCTGAGGTTAAGACAAAAGAGGAGATGTCATCTTATCTCTCACGTGGTTCATTGTCACGTGCTACTGGAAGCACAAACATGAACAGTCAGTCAAG TCGATCACATGCCATTTTCACAATCACAATGGAGCAAAAAAGTGGCGATGATGTCTTATGCGCCAAACTCCATTTAGTGGACCTTGCTGGCTCTGAACGTGCAAAAAGAACTGGTGCAGATGGCATGCGCTTGAAAGAAG GTATTCATATCAACAAGGGTTTATTGGCTCTTGGGAATGTAATAAGTGCATTAGGAGATGAAAGAAAGCGAAAAGAAGGAGGTCACGTACCATATCGTGATAGCAAATTAACTCGGCTACTTCAG GATTCTCTTGGGGGAAACAGCAAAACAGTGATGATAG CATGTGTTAGTCCTGCTGACACCAATGCCGAAGAGACGTTGAACACTTTAAAGTATGCAAACCGTGCTCGCAATATTCAAAATAAGGCAGTT GTTAATCGTGATCCAGTTGGAGCTCAATTACAGACAATGCGAAGCCAGATTGAGCAATTGCAGGCTGAGCTTCTGTTTTATCGAGGTGATGCTGGTAGACCATTTGAGGAACTTCAG ATTCTTAAACACAAGATATCCATCCTTGAAGCAAGCAATAAAGAGCTACAGCGTGAGCTTCAAGAACGTCGAGTAACTTGTGAGAGTTTAGCTGAACGTGCTTGCCTTGCTCAG GTGGAAAAAGACCAGTTGGCCATGAAAATAGAATCATTTCGAAATGGTAAATCTTGGGATGAGatagattcaaattcaaatcag GACTATGACCTAGTGAAATCTTATGTGTCAAAGATTCAAGATCTGGAAGGTGAATTGTTGCGTTTGAAAAATTCAAGCAAAACACCAAACCATTTGGTTGAGTGGGTTGATTCGGTTGACAGTGGTTTCCCATCAAAAAATTCGTTTGCTTGTGGTAATGAGTTCTCATCTGATGATGCCAAATCTGCGGACATAACAG GTAATGCAGATGATGTGGAAGATCATGCTAAGGAGATAGAACACTCTTCTCTTCAAGAGAAGTTTGATAGGGAACTCAAAGAATTGGATAAGAAACTTGAACAAAAGGAG GCTGAAATGAAACTTTATAATAATGCTGATACATCGGTCCTTAAGCATCATTATGAAAAGAAAGTACTCGAGTTGGAGCAAGAGAAGAAAGTTCTGCAG AGAGAAATTGAGGAACTTAGGTGCAATCTTGCAAATATTTCATCCACCTCGGATGAAGGTGCTCAAAAGTTAAAGGCGGATTATCTCCAAAAGTTGAATGCTCTTGAAGCACAG GTCTCTGAGCTGAAGAAGAAACAAGATGCCCAGGCTCAACTATTGAGGCAAAAACAGAAAAGTGATGAGGCTGCAAAACGACTTCAGGATGAGATCCATAGAATCAAATCTCAAAAG GTCCAACTGCAGCATAAGATTAAACAAGAATCTGAACAATTTAGGTTATGGAAAGCTAACCGTGAAAAAGAAGTTATGCAG CTGAAAAAAGAAGGGAGGAGAAATGAATATGAGATGCACAAGCTGTTGGCATTGAATCAACGGCAAAAGATG GTATTGCAAAGAAAGACAGAAGAAGCTTCCTTGGCTACAAAAAGGCTAAAAGAACTTTTGGAATCTCGAAAAACTTCCATGCGTGAAGCCGCAGGTGGGAATGGTCCTGGAATTCAG GCTTTGATGCAGGCAATTGAACATGAGTTGGAAGTCACTGTCCGAGTACACGAAGTACGATCAGAATATGAGCGTCAAATAGAAGA GAGGGCTAAAATGGCAAAGGAGATCAGCAGGTTAAGAGAAGAAGCAGAGATGATGAAGCAAAACAATACAAG CGATGGTCTCATCTCGATGTCTCCTGGTGCAAGAAATTCTAGGATTTTTGCTCTCGAAAATATGCTTTCAACGTCTTCTACAACCCTGGTGACTATGGCATCTCAGTTATCAGAGGCCGAAGAGCGTGAACGGGTATTTAGTGGCAAGGGACGTTGGAACCATGTCCGAACCCTTGCTGATGCCAAGAATTTAATGAATTTTCTGTTCAATATAGCATCTTCGTCAAG ATGTGTAGTGAGAGATAAAGAAGTTGCCTGTAGAGAGAAGGAGATCGAGATAAGAGACTTGAAAGAAAAAGTAGTAAGACTAAGTTGTTCCCTTAGACAGATGGAAATGCAGAAGGCTGAGCTCATTCATCGATTGAATTTGTTG AGTGCAAAGAGATATTCTGAATCCATAGGAGAGTCAGGATATGCTGACATAGGTGTTGGAGCACATAAGTATGACCTGCGCAAGCCG GAAAATCGACGATCTACCTTTTTATTTGAGGACATGGATatatcagaatcagaatcagatgGCTATGAGGTAGAGGCAACTGATGATGAATGGGTAGAGTCAGGAAAATTACATGttagaaaaagaaaatctaaaagaaGTGTGGAAAGCAATCCACCAAATACCAGTCAAGAAGATGTTAAAGATGATTCAATAGAAGGATCTGGTGCATCTGGCAACATTGCATCGGAAGTTTGCTGCTCGTGCAGTAAAAATTCACTTTGCAAGACATCAAAATGCAAGTGTAGAACTCTGGGAAGCTCTTGTGGGAGCTCTTGTGGTTGCCGTGCAAGCAAGTGTGCCAACAGAGTTGCATCGGAAGAACCGGCATACTTGGGATTGGTTAAAGGGACTGGAAATGATTCTAGTACTGAGGAATCCGAGAAAGACCGCATTCTTGCTACTCAAGGTGCTGAATTGCTGCAGGGTGCACTAACTGATGTGCCTACTGAGACCAACAACAATGGTCATGGTTCAAGAAAGGCTCTCTCTGACATTGGAAACACACAG GCCAAATCAAACATACAAAAGGATACCCAGAGAAAGAAATGGCGGAAATCCAAAATACAGCTTGTTCCAGTTCCGGCAACATCCATGCAACCCGATAATTCTGAAGCCATTAAGAAAGAAAATAATGTAATTATTGAAGCTATTGCCTCTAACAACATACCACAGAAAGTGCACTCATTCAGATCTGAAAATGCTTTAGTGATCCCCAAGGTAGAGAATAACTTCATTGAGACAGATATCCCTTTGAGAATACCACGGGCCATGCGAAAACAAGCACCTTCGATTGGTGGCAGCATTCCATTGGGTGACAGGAATGCTAGTAAGCAAGAAGAATCTGTCAGTAAGAAGGAGCCTGAAGCTTTTGATGCCAGAAGTCCAATCCAACAGAAAAGAGCACTGGAAAAAGAGAACAACGGTCGTTAA
- the LOC107607087 gene encoding RING-H2 finger protein ATL43-like — translation MPTTEIIIRKTISFTLAHDMGGTLSFNPIFNLTFSFFLVTVTTTFTLIGPFIVADADDDSRESPPSFPSFQNSTNRVPSTNGISTRNSNHLNRKSEPLKPSTIIVVGVLTTLFSLTFIFLLYIKHCIHRNNENQSHQEGEPLQRNDSGIDRGVVEKLPIFRFGSLRGQKEGLDCAVCLNRFEHTDVLRLLPKCNHAFHVDCVDKWFDAHSTCPLCRNRVELKDIVPREQLQEQGERDELVEDIERGTFRRVSGRHSSVLGEREGGFLEIITHNSNEKKNKKMKSSSSTRSFHTSSRSFGGFVRPRKDKTLMARQEGNFSNNNNIGSNAEHHRLQHQIIIDSPVASFVKSNGKGESSSSHPHHRWSEVPQSDLLYLTSEMIINDAASSVPGERRATHNHIVSNENKNNGGLKNLRSFSEVTGMSRFLGGSKGREHGNHEEQDKQHCVGVATRWSAWSSRSQRPQANVQSGS, via the coding sequence ATGCCAACAACAgaaataataattagaaaaaccATTAGCTTCACTCTTGCACATGACATGGGTGGTACCCTTTCATTCAATCCAATATTCAACCTCACATTTTCCTTTTTCCTCGTCACGGTTACCACCACCTTTACCCTCATTGGCCCCTTCATTGTTGCCGACGCCGACGACGATTCTAGAGAATCTCCCCCTTCATTCCCCAGTTTCCAAAACTCAACGAATAGGGTACCATCCACCAACGGCATATCGACAAGAAACTCCAACCATTTGAACAGAAAATCAGAGCCATTAAAGCCAAGCACGATTATCGTGGTTGGTGTCTTAACCACCTTGTTCTCTCTtacatttattttccttctttaCATCAAGCATTGCATCCATAGGAATAACGAAAACCAATCCCATCAAGAAGGTGAGCCACTGCAGAGAAATGACTCTGGCATTGATCGTGGTGTTGTGGAAAAGCTACCGATTTTTCGATTTGGATCGCTAAGAGGACAAAAAGAAGGGTTAGATTGTGCAGTTTGCTTGAACAGGTTCGAGCACACAGATGTTCTTCGTTTGCTTCCAAAGTGCAATCATGCTTTCCATGTAGATTGTGTAGACAAGTGGTTCGATGCGCATTCAACTTGCCCTCTTTGTCGCAATAGGGTGGAGCTTAAAGACATCGTCCCGAGGGAACAATTACAAGAACAAGGAGAAAGAGATGAATTAGTGGAGGATATTGAGAGAGGAACCTTTCGGAGAGTCTCGGGGAGGCACTCCTCGGTGTTGGGGGAAAGAGAAGGTGGCTTCTTGGAGATTATTACACATAATTCAAatgagaaaaagaataaaaaaatgaagTCTTCTAGTAGCACCAGGTCATTTCACACTTCTTCTAGAAGCTTCGGAGGCTTTGTTCGCCCAAGAAAGGACAAAACGTTAATGGCAAGGCAAGAAGGTAATTTTAGTAATAATAACAACATAGGTAGTAATGCAGAGCACCATAGGTTGCAGCACCAAATTATTATTGATTCACCAGTGGCCTCTTTCGTTAAATCTAACGGTAAAGGAGAGTCATCATCATCACATCCTCATCATAGATGGAGTGAAGTTCCACAATCGGATCTTTTGTACTTGACTTCTGAGATGATAATCAATGATGCTGCTTCTTCTGTACCTGGGGAAAGAAGAGCAACTCATAACCACATCGTTAGCAATGAGAATAAGAATAATGGCGGTTTGAAGAATTTGAGGAGTTTTTCAGAGGTTACGGGAATGAGTAGGTTCTTAGGAGGGAGCAAAGGAAGAGAACATGGCAATCACGAAGAGCAAGATAAGCAACACTGTGTGGGGGTTGCTACAAGGTGGTCAGCTTGGAGCTCAAGGTCACAACGACCGCAAGCAAATGTTCAGTCGGGATCATAG